A single window of Leptolyngbya ohadii IS1 DNA harbors:
- a CDS encoding pentapeptide repeat-containing protein: MEWGVWLGIAILLLVTLLFSDQLATWLEKSAFIKALDSLSKLGLLIAAIAFLREIPKWEERAQEEARRRQLEYWKAVDAARTTQRGKDGRLYSTSLRIALEGLAAEEDADGESIKLTNVAANGAKLEELCLEDSYLYVCGFQEADLSRANFCRTTFEVVDFHKARIFGSDFSNALFVDVAFTHALYDQETKFPNNFNPQESGAYLIAPGVDLKQANLVNALLWNANLEGANLQDADLRGAIMSGMSNNWQRTNLQNAKLEGARAAGIDLRLANLSKANLQGANLDKAKLDGANLQGADLRGVRFITVEQIKASKFWDEAIYDDQFRKELELH; encoded by the coding sequence GTGGAATGGGGTGTTTGGTTGGGGATTGCCATTCTTCTGCTGGTCACGCTTCTGTTTTCCGACCAACTGGCTACTTGGCTTGAAAAATCAGCATTTATTAAAGCTCTTGATTCTCTCAGTAAGCTGGGTTTACTGATTGCTGCTATTGCATTCTTGAGAGAAATCCCTAAATGGGAGGAGAGAGCACAAGAAGAGGCAAGAAGAAGGCAGCTTGAATATTGGAAGGCAGTTGATGCTGCAAGAACGACGCAAAGAGGTAAAGATGGCAGGTTGTATAGCACTTCGTTAAGGATTGCTCTAGAAGGGTTGGCAGCAGAAGAGGATGCCGATGGAGAATCAATCAAACTCACAAATGTTGCAGCGAACGGAGCAAAACTTGAGGAGCTTTGTCTAGAAGATTCATACCTCTATGTTTGTGGTTTTCAAGAGGCTGATTTAAGTAGGGCTAACTTTTGTAGAACTACCTTTGAGGTTGTTGATTTCCATAAAGCAAGAATTTTTGGTTCTGATTTTAGTAATGCTCTGTTCGTAGATGTTGCATTTACTCATGCCTTATACGACCAAGAAACTAAGTTCCCAAATAATTTCAATCCTCAAGAATCTGGAGCATATCTAATAGCTCCAGGCGTTGATCTTAAACAGGCAAATCTAGTAAATGCGTTACTATGGAATGCAAACCTTGAGGGGGCTAACCTTCAAGATGCTGACTTGCGTGGTGCCATTATGAGCGGGATGAGCAATAACTGGCAACGTACAAACCTTCAAAACGCAAAGCTTGAAGGGGCTAGAGCAGCAGGTATTGATTTACGACTAGCTAATCTCAGTAAAGCTAATCTTCAAGGTGCCAACCTCGACAAAGCAAAGCTTGATGGTGCAAATCTTCAAGGTGCTGACTTACGTGGAGTAAGATTCATAACTGTAGAGCAAATTAAGGCATCCAAGTTTTGGGACGAAGCGATATACGACGATCAGTTTCGCAAAGAGCTAGAGTTGCATTAA
- a CDS encoding glycosyltransferase family 39 protein: MVAESIGARGVVKTVQKEWRSLPAWLRYGVVVLLIVGIFFRFYNLDRKVYWIDETSTSLRTLGYTRIEVLQEAFDGQVISAGDFRQYQRMSPEKGWGDTFNSLTGTAEHTPLYFLLARLWVSLVGHSVWTMRFLTAVFSVLAIPCLYWLCRQLFTNPAVAWTAIGLYAITPIHVLFAQEARPYSLLTIWVLLSSALLLRAMEVGKPKNWIFYGLTIAAGLYTQLLFTFVLLAQGLYVLILEGLGKRRITRNLTAFLVIAIGAVTSFIPWIVLLFVRREQVSESTSSLVGNQPLSYMIDRWVFHLNQAFLDRDLASANILIVLLAAFALYFLTRYTPPRTWLLIVLLVSVTFLCLAIPDLMNGGRRSLRIRYLFPFILSIQITFAFLFTTLAIERRGWQQKVGQLLLAGFAIAGIIACSVSSQAVVWWNKSNPRSAYYPIVAELINQQPNPLVISDGSVSDTLAFSAWLRPDVKLQLIEDFRNLQIAEGFDPVYLLNPEPENRRLLRSDYRFTLVYKDETDPDDIEERLWTVEKRRSN; encoded by the coding sequence GTGGTGGCAGAATCGATCGGCGCAAGAGGCGTAGTAAAGACAGTGCAAAAAGAGTGGCGATCGCTGCCTGCCTGGTTGCGCTATGGGGTGGTTGTACTGCTGATCGTGGGGATCTTCTTTCGGTTCTACAATCTCGATCGCAAAGTTTACTGGATTGATGAAACCAGCACGTCGCTAAGGACGCTGGGCTACACGCGAATAGAGGTTTTGCAGGAAGCCTTTGATGGACAGGTGATCAGTGCAGGAGATTTTCGGCAGTATCAGCGGATGAGTCCGGAGAAGGGCTGGGGCGATACGTTCAATTCTCTGACTGGAACGGCAGAACATACGCCTCTCTATTTTTTGCTGGCGCGTCTTTGGGTTAGCTTGGTTGGGCATTCGGTCTGGACAATGCGATTCCTGACGGCAGTGTTTAGCGTGCTGGCAATTCCCTGCCTGTACTGGCTCTGCCGTCAACTGTTTACGAATCCGGCGGTTGCCTGGACGGCGATCGGGCTATACGCGATTACGCCGATTCACGTTCTGTTTGCTCAGGAGGCGCGTCCCTACAGTCTGCTGACGATTTGGGTGCTGCTGTCGAGTGCACTGCTGCTGCGGGCAATGGAGGTCGGGAAGCCCAAAAACTGGATTTTCTATGGGTTGACGATCGCTGCCGGACTTTACACGCAGCTTTTGTTTACCTTTGTGCTGCTGGCGCAGGGCTTGTACGTGCTGATTCTGGAAGGTTTGGGCAAACGAAGAATTACGCGCAATCTCACGGCTTTTTTGGTAATTGCGATCGGAGCCGTCACCAGCTTTATTCCCTGGATTGTGCTGCTGTTTGTTCGTCGGGAGCAGGTGAGCGAATCCACTTCTTCGTTAGTTGGGAATCAGCCGCTATCCTACATGATCGATCGCTGGGTGTTTCACCTGAATCAGGCTTTTCTCGATCGCGATCTGGCTTCTGCCAATATCCTGATCGTTCTCCTGGCTGCCTTTGCCCTGTATTTTCTGACTCGCTATACGCCGCCCCGCACCTGGCTGCTAATCGTTCTCCTCGTCAGCGTTACGTTTCTCTGTCTAGCCATTCCCGATTTAATGAACGGTGGACGACGATCGCTGCGAATTCGCTATCTGTTTCCGTTTATCCTAAGCATTCAAATCACGTTCGCGTTTTTGTTCACCACTTTGGCAATCGAGCGACGTGGATGGCAGCAGAAGGTAGGTCAATTGTTACTTGCCGGGTTTGCGATCGCTGGCATTATTGCTTGCAGCGTCAGTTCTCAGGCGGTGGTCTGGTGGAATAAAAGCAATCCGCGCAGTGCCTATTACCCGATCGTCGCTGAACTCATTAACCAACAGCCAAATCCGCTGGTGATTAGCGATGGTTCGGTGTCCGATACGCTGGCGTTTAGCGCGTGGCTGCGTCCGGATGTGAAATTGCAGCTCATTGAGGATTTCCGCAATCTCCAAATTGCTGAGGGATTTGATCCGGTGTATCTGCTCAACCCGGAACCGGAGAATCGCAGACTATTGCGATCGGACTATCGATTCACGCTGGTTTATAAGGATGAGACTGACCCGGATGATATTGAGGAGCGGTTGTGGACGGTGGAGAAGCGGCGATCGAATTAG
- a CDS encoding lysylphosphatidylglycerol synthase transmembrane domain-containing protein — MKRLISIAVSLIILAVIYWKIDFAGLLQVLQDSDRFWLVVSLGMVVPITMFTAWRLQQLMPHGTRLGFWEANQLILAASVLNMVLPSKMGDIAKAYFMRDRGHLSGTLALSLVVFEKTCDLLSLLLWCVFGLLLYPRKDFLFWTMTAGVAIGLILGLALIGLPRFAQSFFRLCEKIAPKKMKAKLEKLSESWQEMHRYFWQDPRQLTKIAVTSVFIWFLHLLQIWLFILALNAWTPFLVNLALSPLAILAGLMPLTFAGVGTRDAALILFYQPYFNAQTAAALGVLCTSRYLLPAIGGLPFLGQYLSTMREMRRIKS; from the coding sequence ATGAAACGCCTGATCTCGATCGCCGTTAGTCTCATCATCCTGGCAGTCATTTACTGGAAGATTGACTTTGCCGGACTGCTGCAAGTGTTGCAGGACAGCGATCGCTTCTGGCTGGTGGTAAGCCTGGGGATGGTGGTTCCGATCACGATGTTTACGGCGTGGCGGTTGCAGCAGTTGATGCCCCACGGGACGAGATTGGGCTTTTGGGAAGCGAATCAGCTTATTCTTGCTGCCAGTGTGCTGAATATGGTGCTGCCCTCCAAGATGGGGGATATCGCGAAGGCATACTTTATGCGCGATCGCGGACATTTGAGCGGGACGCTTGCCCTGTCGCTGGTGGTGTTCGAGAAGACCTGCGATCTGCTGTCGCTGCTGCTGTGGTGTGTGTTTGGATTGCTGCTGTATCCGCGCAAGGATTTTCTGTTCTGGACGATGACGGCAGGGGTGGCGATCGGTCTAATCCTGGGACTGGCGTTGATCGGACTGCCCCGTTTTGCCCAGAGTTTCTTTCGACTGTGCGAGAAGATTGCCCCGAAGAAGATGAAGGCAAAGCTGGAAAAACTCAGCGAGTCCTGGCAGGAGATGCACCGTTACTTCTGGCAAGATCCGCGTCAGTTGACCAAGATTGCCGTCACGTCAGTCTTTATCTGGTTTCTGCATCTGCTGCAAATCTGGCTGTTTATTCTGGCGCTCAACGCCTGGACACCCTTCCTGGTAAATCTGGCACTGTCGCCACTGGCAATTCTGGCAGGATTGATGCCTTTGACCTTTGCCGGAGTTGGAACCCGCGATGCGGCGCTGATTCTGTTTTATCAGCCCTATTTCAACGCGCAAACGGCGGCGGCTCTGGGGGTACTCTGCACCTCGCGCTATCTGCTGCCTGCGATCGGCGGACTGCCTTTTCTGGGACAATATCTGTCAACCATGCGGGAAATGCGGCGGATTAAATCATGA
- a CDS encoding ATP-dependent DNA ligase yields the protein MTPSRISQSEPDSLTPYTNTADKAIDGSFLQFAQVAEQVNGTTKRLEKAAVLGQYFGGLGDEDLELAARYLSGTVFPLKDQRTLNIGGATLLVALAIVTEIDAETLKPQLVKLGDPGDLAFEVWRDRVSPTITLQDLALALEQLVQIKGTKRKQEWIVQLLRQATRLEAKYLIKLLAGDLRIGLREGAVEDAIARLSKEPVERIQWVNMLLGDIGRTAVLARQEKLDQAQMQLFHPIKFMLASPAEDLEEVARLLPQEFAVEDKYDGIRAQVHLAPLIHTNEASLHGKPYGDLRIALFSRTLDEITQTFPDLLPPIASLSFALGDDPQAGFILDGEIVSVSGEQILPFQTLQKRLGRKTLTEAMLSEIPVAFVVYDVLYQNGAILINEPYTRRLEILDRLGLNTLHLRRALSKRCSDVATLDAEFTAARDRGNEGLMVKALDAPYKPGRRGKDWLKIKRAIATLDVVVTAAEVGTGRRSRFLSDFTFAIRTSETDPTLLNVGKAYSGLTDAEVQQLSDWFKAHTIQEFAHGKVRTVEPKIVLEVTFDRVQPSQRHKGGYALRFPRILRIRDDKPVSEIDTLETVKRLAELGEIEG from the coding sequence ATGACCCCCTCCCGCATTTCCCAGTCAGAGCCAGATTCCTTGACCCCCTATACGAACACAGCGGATAAAGCGATCGACGGATCGTTTCTGCAATTTGCTCAGGTGGCAGAGCAGGTCAATGGGACAACGAAGCGACTGGAAAAAGCTGCCGTTTTGGGACAATATTTCGGCGGTTTGGGCGATGAAGATTTAGAACTGGCGGCGCGTTATCTTTCGGGGACGGTGTTTCCGTTGAAGGATCAGCGGACGCTAAACATTGGGGGAGCGACGTTACTGGTGGCACTGGCGATCGTCACTGAAATTGATGCAGAGACGCTGAAGCCGCAGCTTGTCAAACTGGGAGATCCGGGCGATTTGGCGTTCGAGGTGTGGCGCGATCGGGTTTCTCCTACGATTACGCTGCAAGATCTGGCACTGGCTTTAGAACAGTTGGTGCAAATCAAAGGCACAAAGCGCAAGCAGGAATGGATTGTGCAGTTGCTCCGGCAGGCGACTCGGCTGGAAGCAAAATATCTGATTAAGCTGCTGGCTGGGGATTTGCGAATTGGTCTGCGGGAAGGAGCCGTAGAAGATGCGATCGCCCGTCTGTCAAAAGAACCCGTGGAGCGGATTCAGTGGGTGAATATGCTGCTGGGGGACATTGGCAGAACCGCAGTTCTGGCACGGCAGGAAAAGCTGGATCAGGCGCAGATGCAGCTATTTCATCCGATTAAGTTCATGCTGGCGAGTCCGGCGGAGGATCTGGAAGAGGTGGCGCGACTGCTGCCGCAGGAATTTGCCGTAGAAGATAAATATGACGGCATTCGGGCACAGGTTCACCTTGCACCGTTGATTCATACCAACGAGGCTTCGCTGCACGGCAAGCCCTACGGCGATTTGCGAATTGCCCTCTTTTCCCGCACCCTGGACGAAATCACCCAGACCTTCCCCGATCTGCTGCCGCCGATCGCCTCCCTCAGCTTTGCGTTAGGGGATGATCCGCAGGCAGGCTTTATTCTGGACGGGGAAATTGTGTCCGTTTCCGGTGAGCAGATTTTGCCCTTCCAGACCTTGCAGAAACGACTCGGCAGGAAAACCCTCACTGAAGCAATGCTGTCCGAGATTCCGGTCGCCTTTGTCGTCTACGATGTGCTGTACCAGAACGGCGCAATTCTGATCAACGAACCCTACACCCGCCGCCTGGAAATTCTCGATCGCCTGGGCTTAAACACGCTGCACCTGAGACGCGCCCTCAGCAAACGCTGCTCCGACGTAGCCACCCTGGACGCAGAATTCACAGCAGCCCGCGATCGCGGTAACGAAGGCTTGATGGTGAAAGCTCTGGACGCACCCTACAAACCCGGTCGTCGCGGCAAGGACTGGCTGAAGATCAAACGGGCGATCGCCACCTTAGATGTTGTGGTCACTGCTGCCGAGGTGGGAACCGGACGACGCAGCCGCTTTCTATCGGACTTTACCTTTGCCATCCGCACCAGCGAAACCGATCCGACGTTACTCAATGTGGGCAAAGCATACTCCGGACTCACCGATGCGGAAGTGCAGCAACTCTCCGACTGGTTTAAGGCACACACGATCCAGGAATTTGCCCACGGAAAGGTACGAACGGTCGAACCGAAAATCGTGCTGGAGGTAACATTCGATCGCGTTCAGCCCTCCCAACGGCACAAAGGCGGCTATGCCCTGCGGTTCCCTCGCATCCTGCGAATTCGTGACGATAAACCCGTCTCTGAAATTGATACGTTGGAAACCGTGAAGCGATTGGCGGAACTGGGAGAGATTGAGGGGTAG
- a CDS encoding alpha-ketoacid dehydrogenase subunit beta, whose product MAETLLFNALREAIDEEMARDPSVFVLGEDVGHYGGSYKVTKDLYKKYGDLRVLDTPIAENSFTGMAVGAAMTGLRPIIEGMNMGFLLLAFNQIANNAGMLRYTSGGNYKIPMVIRGPGGVGRQLGAEHSQRLEAYFQGVPGLKLVACSTPYNAKGLMKAAIRDDNPVLFFEHVLLYNLKEDLPEEEYVLPLDKAEVVRRGKDVTILTYSRMRHHVMTAVKTLVQQGYDPEVIDLISLKPLDFDTIGESVSKTHRVIIVEECMKSGGIGAELTASINDRLFDELDAPVLRLASQDIPTPYNGTLENLTIVQPHQVVEAVQKMAAMRI is encoded by the coding sequence ATGGCAGAAACCCTTCTCTTTAATGCCCTCCGGGAAGCGATCGATGAAGAAATGGCGCGAGATCCGTCTGTCTTCGTACTGGGCGAAGATGTGGGTCACTATGGCGGTTCCTATAAGGTGACGAAGGATCTGTACAAAAAGTACGGAGATCTGCGTGTGCTGGATACTCCGATCGCCGAAAACAGCTTTACCGGGATGGCTGTGGGGGCTGCCATGACTGGACTCCGCCCCATCATTGAAGGGATGAACATGGGTTTCCTGCTGCTGGCGTTTAACCAGATTGCCAACAATGCCGGGATGCTGCGCTATACCTCTGGCGGCAACTATAAAATCCCGATGGTGATTCGCGGTCCGGGCGGTGTGGGTCGTCAGCTTGGGGCAGAACACTCCCAGCGTCTCGAAGCCTATTTCCAGGGCGTTCCCGGTTTGAAGCTGGTGGCTTGCTCTACGCCCTACAATGCCAAAGGTCTAATGAAGGCAGCGATTCGGGACGATAACCCGGTGCTGTTCTTTGAACACGTGCTGCTGTACAACCTGAAGGAAGATCTGCCGGAAGAGGAATACGTCCTGCCCCTGGACAAGGCGGAAGTGGTGCGGCGCGGCAAGGATGTCACGATCCTCACCTATTCCCGGATGCGTCACCATGTGATGACGGCAGTAAAAACGCTGGTACAGCAGGGCTACGACCCGGAAGTGATTGACCTGATCTCGCTCAAGCCTCTGGACTTTGACACGATCGGCGAATCGGTCAGCAAAACCCATCGCGTGATCATCGTCGAGGAATGTATGAAGTCCGGCGGAATTGGCGCAGAACTAACCGCATCGATTAACGATCGCCTGTTTGACGAACTGGATGCCCCGGTACTGCGGCTTGCCTCCCAGGATATTCCCACGCCCTACAACGGCACGCTGGAGAATTTGACGATCGTGCAGCCCCATCAGGTGGTGGAAGCGGTACAAAAGATGGCGGCAATGCGGATCTAG
- a CDS encoding CPBP family glutamic-type intramembrane protease — MLQRIWLRVVKSITTVPDRSSWLWALGLLLLYGLIYLPIGFSTGFLTLQVERSIWTTIGVLARAFIMPGITKELFFRAILIPHRSEAVRPGNYPDREIWIWSGISLISFILYHPLNPFAPTFFSDPIFLLGAGLLGIACTLSYWQSGSLWTAVVIHWLAVAVWLLVFGGLSRF; from the coding sequence ATGTTACAGAGGATCTGGCTCCGTGTCGTCAAATCCATCACGACTGTTCCAGACCGATCTTCGTGGCTGTGGGCATTGGGGCTGCTGTTGCTCTATGGACTGATTTATCTACCAATCGGTTTCAGCACAGGATTTCTGACGTTACAGGTTGAGCGTTCGATTTGGACAACGATCGGCGTTCTGGCAAGAGCTTTCATCATGCCAGGAATCACAAAGGAACTGTTTTTCAGGGCGATCCTGATTCCCCATCGCAGTGAAGCGGTGCGTCCGGGAAACTACCCCGATCGAGAAATTTGGATTTGGAGCGGGATTAGCCTGATTAGCTTTATCCTCTATCACCCGCTAAATCCTTTTGCACCCACTTTTTTCAGCGATCCCATTTTCCTCCTGGGCGCGGGACTGTTGGGCATTGCCTGTACCCTTTCCTATTGGCAAAGTGGCTCCCTCTGGACAGCCGTTGTGATTCACTGGCTCGCGGTTGCGGTTTGGCTGCTGGTCTTCGGGGGGTTGTCAAGGTTCTGA
- a CDS encoding phycobiliprotein lyase, translated as MDITEFFQQSSGKWFSQRTSHHLAFKQSEGGKSNLTIEMLPKDDPAVVKLCEQYEVDPSLALCGARVSWDGTMEWDEEKHSGSTVLVPIADPEKSNEGKLLREQGYAEKAPVAGRYVMGSDDALTLITEYETMYSEERLWFASPNLRLRTSILKRFGGFSMASFCSEIRMGGGQPQVNSSNSTASTNSTAATSSASTEA; from the coding sequence ATGGATATTACAGAGTTTTTTCAGCAAAGTTCAGGAAAATGGTTTTCCCAGCGCACAAGCCATCACCTGGCATTCAAACAGTCGGAAGGCGGTAAGTCGAATCTGACGATCGAAATGCTGCCCAAAGATGATCCGGCTGTGGTCAAACTCTGTGAGCAGTACGAAGTCGATCCATCCCTGGCGCTCTGTGGGGCGCGGGTAAGCTGGGACGGCACAATGGAGTGGGACGAAGAAAAGCACTCTGGCTCTACGGTTCTGGTGCCGATCGCCGATCCGGAGAAGTCCAACGAAGGGAAGCTCTTGCGCGAACAGGGCTACGCCGAAAAAGCCCCCGTTGCCGGACGCTATGTAATGGGCAGCGATGACGCCCTGACGCTGATTACCGAATACGAAACGATGTACTCCGAGGAGCGGCTCTGGTTTGCTAGCCCTAACCTGCGCCTGAGAACCAGCATTTTGAAGCGGTTCGGCGGTTTCAGTATGGCGTCCTTCTGCTCGGAAATCCGGATGGGAGGTGGACAGCCGCAGGTGAACTCATCGAACTCCACCGCCTCCACTAATTCCACAGCAGCGACGAGTTCCGCTTCCACTGAAGCCTAG
- a CDS encoding UPF0175 family protein: protein MSIVISDEILQASQLTADEFCQEIAIHLFQTGRLTIGYASRLADMPLNAFRELLKQRKIALYSYDVEDFELDLKNLRELGRL, encoded by the coding sequence ATGAGTATTGTTATCTCGGACGAAATCCTGCAAGCCTCTCAACTAACAGCGGATGAGTTTTGCCAGGAAATAGCTATACATCTATTTCAAACAGGGCGTTTAACGATTGGCTATGCAAGCCGTCTAGCAGATATGCCGCTTAATGCTTTTCGCGAACTTTTGAAGCAGCGCAAGATAGCACTGTATTCCTATGATGTTGAAGATTTTGAGTTGGATCTGAAAAACTTACGAGAGTTGGGGCGCTTATGA